One genomic segment of Caldimonas brevitalea includes these proteins:
- a CDS encoding PA2778 family cysteine peptidase — MRSSTCRLPDARRRRLLGGGVGMAGLGLGLGGCASQSRSLLRGQGAQGLPRRVELSQTPFFPQDQRFLCGPESLAAVLHVAGFPVTPAQLVPQVYLPGRQGSLQLEMLAAARRQGALPVVLPPQLRALCEEVAAGNPVVVLQNLGLAFAPTWHYVVVVGYDLDAETVLLRSGREARQAMRLRTFEHTWARAHSWAFAAVAPGRLPATASEAEVTRALVAFERVARPAQATEAYAAASQRWPNSLTLALGRGNTLYAAGRKAEAAEVFGAAARRLRHPAAWINLGEVELELGHTEQAREAAQQALTLGGKWGPQAKALLDKVNQVAGEAK, encoded by the coding sequence GTGAGGTCATCCACCTGCCGCCTGCCCGATGCACGGCGCCGCCGCTTGCTTGGCGGCGGCGTCGGCATGGCGGGACTGGGTCTGGGGTTGGGCGGCTGCGCCAGCCAGAGCCGGTCGCTGCTGCGGGGGCAGGGCGCGCAGGGGCTGCCACGTCGTGTCGAGCTGAGCCAGACACCGTTTTTTCCGCAAGATCAGCGGTTCCTGTGCGGCCCCGAATCGCTGGCCGCGGTGCTGCACGTGGCCGGCTTCCCGGTGACGCCTGCGCAGCTCGTGCCGCAGGTCTATCTGCCGGGCCGCCAGGGTTCGCTGCAGCTCGAAATGCTGGCGGCGGCCCGCCGTCAAGGTGCGCTGCCCGTGGTGTTGCCACCGCAGCTGCGAGCGCTGTGCGAAGAAGTCGCCGCCGGCAACCCGGTGGTGGTGCTGCAGAACCTGGGGCTGGCGTTCGCGCCGACCTGGCACTACGTGGTGGTGGTTGGCTACGACCTCGATGCCGAGACCGTGCTGCTGCGCTCCGGGCGCGAGGCACGCCAGGCCATGCGGCTGCGCACCTTCGAACACACTTGGGCGCGTGCCCACAGCTGGGCCTTTGCCGCGGTGGCGCCCGGCCGGCTGCCGGCCACCGCCAGCGAGGCGGAGGTGACCCGGGCGCTGGTCGCCTTCGAGCGGGTGGCGCGCCCAGCCCAGGCGACAGAAGCGTATGCCGCGGCGTCACAACGTTGGCCCAACAGCCTGACGCTGGCGCTGGGCCGGGGCAACACGCTGTATGCTGCGGGCCGCAAGGCTGAAGCCGCCGAGGTGTTCGGTGCCGCGGCCCGCCGCCTGCGCCATCCGGCCGCCTGGATCAACCTGGGCGAGGTGGAACTCGAGCTGGGGCACACCGAGCAGGCGCGCGAGGCGGCGCAGCAGGCGCTCACCTTGGGCGGCAAATGGGGGCCGCAGGCCAAGGCCTTGCTGGACAAGGTGAACCAGGTGGCGGGCGAGGCGAAATAG
- a CDS encoding PA2779 family protein, with translation MSRPLTRYFRSTACAVALCMGLSAMAQPGSATLVTTEQVAQESMADSHTAAGDAQRQRLASELDRPELMARLQEFGVTAEQARQRVAALSDEEAATLVAQIEQAPAGGDVLGVALFVFVLLLVTDILGFTKIFPFTRSIR, from the coding sequence ATGTCCCGCCCCCTGACTCGATACTTCCGCTCCACCGCTTGTGCCGTTGCGCTGTGCATGGGCCTGAGCGCGATGGCGCAGCCGGGCAGCGCGACGCTGGTCACCACCGAGCAGGTGGCGCAGGAGAGCATGGCCGACAGCCACACCGCGGCCGGCGACGCGCAACGCCAGCGTCTGGCCAGCGAACTCGACCGCCCCGAACTGATGGCCCGCCTGCAGGAGTTCGGCGTCACCGCCGAGCAGGCGCGTCAACGGGTGGCCGCCCTGAGCGACGAGGAGGCGGCGACGCTGGTGGCCCAGATCGAACAGGCGCCGGCAGGCGGCGACGTGCTCGGCGTCGCGCTGTTCGTCTTCGTGCTGTTGCTGGTGACCGACATCCTCGGCTTCACCAAGATCTTCCCGTTCACCCGTTCGATCCGCTGA
- the miaA gene encoding tRNA (adenosine(37)-N6)-dimethylallyltransferase MiaA has product MSHRCDFVCLAGPTASGKTAAALAVADRLPVEIVSVDSALVYRGMDIGTAKPSRAEREQVPHHLIDIIEPTEAYSAAQFVADARALIAQIRSRGRLPLLVGGTMLYFKALLEGIDPLPAADAQLRAELDAEAARVGWPALHAELARVDPPTAARLAPNDSQRIQRALEVFRLSGQPLSSFHTRHLAPSAPSEAATLISLEPRDRAWLHRRIAERFQQMLDGGLVDEVRHLRARGDLHDGLPSMRCVGYRQAWKVLEGSAAPDSLPERGIAATRQLAKRQLTWLRSMPQRQVVECDAPDAIEQVVRRVMEVAR; this is encoded by the coding sequence ATGAGCCACCGTTGCGATTTTGTCTGTCTGGCCGGCCCGACCGCGTCAGGCAAGACCGCTGCGGCGCTGGCCGTGGCCGACCGGCTGCCGGTGGAGATCGTCAGCGTGGACTCGGCGCTGGTCTACCGCGGCATGGACATCGGCACCGCCAAGCCCAGCCGGGCCGAGCGCGAGCAGGTGCCGCACCATCTGATCGACATCATCGAGCCGACCGAGGCGTATTCGGCCGCGCAGTTCGTCGCCGACGCGCGCGCCCTGATCGCGCAGATCCGAAGCCGCGGCCGGCTGCCGCTGCTGGTGGGCGGCACGATGCTCTACTTCAAGGCGCTGCTCGAAGGCATCGACCCGCTGCCGGCGGCCGACGCACAGCTGCGAGCCGAGCTCGATGCCGAAGCCGCCCGGGTCGGTTGGCCTGCGCTGCACGCCGAACTGGCCCGCGTCGACCCGCCCACGGCCGCACGGCTGGCGCCCAACGACAGCCAGCGCATCCAGCGTGCGCTCGAAGTGTTCCGGCTGTCGGGGCAACCGTTGTCGTCGTTCCACACGCGGCATCTCGCGCCGTCGGCACCCTCCGAGGCCGCTACGCTGATCTCGCTCGAACCGCGCGACCGGGCCTGGCTGCACCGGCGCATCGCCGAGCGGTTCCAGCAGATGCTGGACGGCGGGCTGGTCGACGAGGTGCGGCATCTGCGTGCGCGCGGTGACCTGCACGACGGCCTGCCGTCGATGCGCTGCGTCGGCTACCGGCAAGCGTGGAAGGTGCTCGAGGGGAGCGCGGCACCCGACAGCCTGCCCGAACGCGGCATCGCGGCCACTCGCCAGTTGGCCAAGCGCCAGCTGACCTGGCTGCGCTCGATGCCGCAGCGCCAGGTGGTCGAGTGCGATGCGCCCGATGCGATCGAACAGGTGGTGCGGCGGGTGATGGAGGTGGCCCGATGA
- a CDS encoding ABC transporter ATP-binding protein: MSRGGAEAPTQPVLRVSGLGKRYGDAWVFRGIELQVEPGEFVAIVGESGVGKSTLLNCIAGLDRADAGEVTLLGQSIAQLPETAQAHFRRRHLGFVFQAFHVLPHLSVAQNVGLPLLLLGTPDDARVTQALAAVGLEGLGERLPQQLSGGQLQRVAIARALIHRPQLILADEPSGNLDPGTAARVMEALALQVEQQGAACILVTHSHTAAQRAHRVLRLTADALLGE, encoded by the coding sequence ATGAGCCGTGGTGGGGCCGAGGCGCCGACCCAGCCCGTGCTGCGCGTCTCGGGGCTGGGCAAGCGCTACGGCGACGCCTGGGTGTTTCGAGGCATCGAGCTGCAGGTCGAGCCCGGCGAGTTCGTCGCCATCGTGGGCGAATCGGGGGTCGGCAAATCGACCTTGCTGAACTGCATCGCGGGGCTGGACCGCGCCGACGCCGGCGAGGTCACACTGCTCGGCCAGTCCATTGCACAGCTGCCCGAGACCGCGCAAGCGCACTTCCGCCGGCGCCACCTCGGTTTCGTGTTCCAGGCCTTCCATGTCTTGCCGCATTTGTCGGTGGCCCAGAACGTCGGCCTGCCGCTGCTGCTGCTCGGCACGCCGGACGACGCGCGGGTGACCCAAGCGCTGGCAGCGGTGGGTTTGGAGGGCCTGGGCGAGCGGCTGCCGCAGCAACTCTCGGGCGGCCAGTTGCAGCGGGTGGCGATAGCCCGCGCGCTGATCCACCGGCCGCAGCTGATCCTGGCCGACGAGCCGTCGGGCAACCTCGATCCGGGGACTGCCGCGCGCGTGATGGAGGCCTTGGCCTTGCAGGTCGAGCAGCAGGGTGCCGCGTGCATCCTGGTGACCCATTCGCACACCGCGGCACAACGGGCGCACCGGGTGTTGCGACTGACGGCCGATGCACTGCTCGGCGAATAG
- a CDS encoding GGDEF domain-containing protein, translating to MDADASPSRRDPNALRWEALRAWVLEAGLARANLFYTCGVLAASMSISGAITWLAGRSVATALAATAVCVLSVAPLTGYVVLKLLYELERSRQTIRQLAITDELTGSFNRRHFREVGEVELLRARRYGTPLALILIDADHFKRVNDTHGHQCGDVLLREISLACRATLRSTDLLARLGGEELAVLLPQTDLAGALAMAERIRQEVARLALAWRDETVEATISLGVAALRPEMTSLDALLHEADVALYDAKRSGRNRVCGARWQTAAAGVAG from the coding sequence TTGGACGCCGACGCCTCCCCCAGCCGCCGCGATCCCAACGCCTTGCGCTGGGAGGCGCTGCGTGCCTGGGTGCTCGAAGCTGGCTTGGCGCGGGCCAACCTGTTCTACACCTGCGGGGTGCTGGCCGCGTCGATGTCCATCAGCGGGGCCATCACCTGGCTGGCCGGCCGCTCCGTCGCCACGGCGCTGGCGGCGACGGCGGTGTGCGTGCTGTCGGTCGCGCCGCTCACTGGCTATGTGGTGCTGAAGCTGCTCTACGAACTGGAACGCTCGCGCCAGACCATCCGCCAGCTGGCCATCACCGACGAGCTGACGGGCAGCTTCAACCGCCGCCACTTCCGCGAGGTGGGCGAGGTCGAGCTGCTGCGGGCGCGGCGTTATGGCACACCGCTGGCGCTGATCCTGATCGACGCCGATCACTTCAAACGCGTCAACGACACCCACGGCCACCAGTGTGGCGACGTGCTGCTGCGTGAGATCTCGCTGGCCTGCCGCGCGACGCTGCGCAGCACCGACCTGCTGGCCCGGCTGGGCGGCGAAGAACTGGCCGTGCTGCTGCCGCAGACCGACCTCGCCGGTGCGCTGGCGATGGCCGAACGCATCCGCCAGGAGGTGGCTCGCCTGGCGCTGGCTTGGCGTGACGAGACGGTCGAGGCCACCATCAGCCTCGGCGTGGCGGCCTTGCGGCCCGAGATGACATCGCTCGACGCGCTGCTGCACGAGGCCGATGTCGCGCTGTACGACGCCAAGCGCAGCGGACGCAACCGCGTCTGCGGTGCCCGCTGGCAGACGGCCGCGGCGGGCGTGGCGGGCTGA
- a CDS encoding FtsX-like permease family protein encodes MPPSTALAPTPPSPPQRTPAAPLYQLLSLYSWRELRHHPWRHASAVLAVLLGVALAFAVHLINQSALSEFSAALRSVNGQPDLSLRGPQAGFDETLYGRVAAHPEVRQASPVVEVDTYARAADGTRQPLQVVGLDTLVAAGLSPALLPRIAEDQQGFDLFAPDTIALNPQARQALGVAPGDRLQVQTGLRWATLRVIGDVAASGAPLGVMDIAGAQLAFDRLGRLSRIDLQLAPGASVDQVVTSIGLPPGVVAQAPQQAAERISNVSRAYRVNLTVLALVALFTGGFLVFSVLSLSVAKRQQQFALLGVLGLSAAERLRLVLAESALLGLLGSVLGLALGTGLAALALRLLAGDLGGGYFPGVAPRLLFSPGAALLYAGLGLAAALLGGWLPARKAQRLLPAQALKGLGDVQTGRARHGLGLALLAAGGGLATLPPVAGLPVFAYLSVAALLVGGIVCVPDVVGLLLAALGPGRRPESLLAYERARRMRLSATVSVAGVVASLSLAVALTVMVASFRDSVTRWLDVVLPADLYVRTATRSAAADAVFLPQPLVDTVATLPGVARVESLRVTSLTLDPARPAVALIARGLGDVTQTLPLVGELVPAEPGRVSVYVSEAMVDLYGARPGTRLRLPLPGAATPLEAHVRGVWRDYARQHGSVVIERADFTRLTGDARVNDLALWLRDEAALGAVQQAVRGLSPDPQLIEFASAGEIRATSLRIFDRSFAVTYWLQAVAVAIGLFGIAASFSAQVLARRKEFGLLQHLGFTRGQVLAVVAGEGAAWTAAGAVLGLALGLLVSVVLVHVVNPQSFHWSMDLLLPWGRLLGLCLAVVVAGSLTAYGAGRAAVTRDAVLAVKEDW; translated from the coding sequence ATGCCACCCTCTACCGCCCTCGCCCCCACGCCGCCGTCCCCGCCGCAGCGCACCCCTGCAGCGCCGCTGTACCAACTGCTGAGCCTGTACTCCTGGCGCGAACTGCGCCATCACCCGTGGCGCCATGCGTCCGCGGTGCTGGCGGTGCTGCTGGGCGTCGCGCTGGCGTTTGCGGTGCACCTGATCAACCAGTCGGCCCTGAGCGAGTTCAGCGCCGCGCTGCGCTCGGTGAACGGCCAACCCGACCTCAGCCTGCGCGGGCCGCAAGCCGGCTTCGACGAAACCCTCTACGGGCGCGTGGCCGCGCATCCGGAGGTGCGCCAGGCCAGCCCCGTGGTGGAGGTCGACACCTACGCCCGTGCGGCCGACGGCACCCGCCAGCCGCTGCAAGTGGTCGGGCTCGACACCCTGGTGGCCGCCGGCCTGTCCCCGGCGCTGCTGCCCCGGATCGCCGAGGACCAGCAAGGCTTCGACTTGTTCGCCCCCGACACGATCGCCCTCAACCCGCAGGCCCGGCAGGCACTCGGCGTGGCGCCGGGCGACCGGCTGCAGGTGCAGACCGGGCTGCGATGGGCAACGCTGCGTGTCATCGGCGACGTGGCCGCGTCCGGGGCGCCCCTCGGCGTGATGGACATCGCCGGCGCCCAATTGGCCTTCGATCGGCTGGGCCGGCTGTCGCGCATCGACCTTCAGCTCGCCCCGGGTGCGTCGGTCGACCAGGTGGTGACCTCGATCGGCCTGCCGCCCGGGGTGGTGGCCCAGGCACCGCAGCAGGCGGCCGAGCGCATCTCGAACGTCTCGCGCGCCTACCGCGTCAACCTCACGGTGTTGGCGCTGGTGGCCCTGTTCACCGGCGGATTTCTGGTGTTTTCGGTGTTGTCGCTGTCGGTCGCCAAGCGCCAGCAGCAGTTCGCGCTGCTCGGCGTGCTCGGGCTGAGCGCCGCAGAACGGCTGCGACTGGTGTTGGCCGAGTCGGCCCTGCTCGGCCTGCTGGGCAGCGTGCTCGGGCTGGCGCTGGGCACCGGGTTGGCGGCGCTGGCGCTGCGGCTGCTGGCCGGCGACCTGGGCGGCGGCTACTTTCCGGGGGTTGCGCCGCGGCTGCTGTTCTCGCCTGGCGCGGCACTGCTGTACGCAGGCCTGGGTCTGGCCGCCGCCCTGCTCGGCGGCTGGCTGCCGGCGCGCAAGGCGCAACGCCTGCTGCCCGCCCAGGCCCTGAAGGGCCTGGGCGACGTACAAACAGGCCGGGCGCGGCACGGTCTGGGCCTGGCCTTGCTGGCGGCGGGCGGTGGCCTGGCCACGTTGCCGCCGGTCGCCGGGCTGCCGGTGTTCGCCTACCTGTCGGTGGCGGCACTGCTGGTCGGCGGTATCGTCTGCGTGCCGGACGTGGTCGGCCTGCTGCTGGCGGCCCTGGGGCCCGGACGCCGGCCCGAGAGCCTGTTGGCATACGAGCGCGCCCGCCGCATGCGGCTGTCGGCCACCGTCTCGGTCGCGGGGGTGGTGGCCAGCCTGAGCCTCGCGGTGGCCCTCACCGTGATGGTGGCGAGTTTTCGCGACTCGGTGACACGTTGGCTCGACGTCGTGTTGCCAGCCGACCTGTACGTGCGCACGGCCACCCGCAGCGCCGCGGCCGACGCGGTGTTCCTGCCACAACCGCTGGTCGACACGGTCGCGACCCTGCCAGGAGTCGCCCGCGTCGAAAGCCTGCGGGTCACCAGCCTGACGCTCGACCCGGCGCGGCCCGCCGTGGCGCTGATCGCCCGCGGGCTCGGCGACGTCACGCAGACCCTGCCGCTGGTCGGCGAACTGGTGCCGGCCGAGCCGGGTCGCGTCAGCGTTTATGTCAGCGAGGCGATGGTCGACCTTTACGGCGCCCGCCCCGGCACCCGGTTGCGCCTGCCGCTGCCGGGCGCCGCGACGCCGCTCGAGGCGCACGTGCGAGGCGTCTGGCGCGACTACGCGCGGCAGCACGGGTCGGTGGTGATCGAACGGGCGGACTTCACGCGCCTCACGGGCGACGCACGCGTCAACGACCTGGCCCTGTGGCTCCGCGACGAAGCGGCGCTGGGCGCCGTGCAGCAGGCGGTGCGCGGCCTCAGCCCCGATCCGCAGCTGATCGAATTCGCCTCGGCCGGTGAGATCCGCGCCACCTCGTTGCGCATCTTCGACCGCAGCTTCGCGGTCACCTACTGGTTGCAGGCCGTGGCCGTGGCGATCGGCCTGTTCGGAATCGCGGCGAGCTTTTCAGCGCAGGTGCTGGCCCGGCGCAAGGAGTTCGGCCTGCTGCAGCACCTGGGCTTCACGCGCGGCCAGGTGCTGGCAGTGGTGGCCGGCGAAGGCGCAGCGTGGACGGCGGCGGGCGCCGTGCTGGGCCTGGCGCTGGGCCTGCTGGTCAGCGTGGTGCTGGTGCATGTCGTCAACCCGCAAAGCTTCCACTGGAGCATGGACCTGCTGCTGCCCTGGGGCCGCTTGCTGGGCCTGTGCCTGGCGGTGGTCGTCGCCGGCAGCCTGACGGCCTACGGGGCCGGGCGCGCCGCGGTGACCCGCGACGCGGTGCTGGCGGTCAAGGAGGACTGGTGA
- a CDS encoding lipocalin-like domain-containing protein — translation MRRRDGLRALAGWVGLQWLPTAGATRRPVVLPNTPLRFPHDYGSHPEYRTEWWYVTGALKTASAARFGFQVTFFRSRVDAAAPARASRFAATQLILGHAALTDLGAGRLLHEQRSARAGFGLAEAAVGDTDVRLRDWVLRRRGPPGGSVYEARLDSPRFALDLQIRERQPLLLQGEAGYSRKGPLPEQSSYYYSQPQLAVQGRLRLARQTHEVQGQAWLDHEWSEEVMHPDADGWDWIGMNLDDGSALSAARMRRRDGSTLWAAGVWRDPTGERRSFAPDEVRFSPGRRWVSPATQASYPVEWQVETPVGRYTVRALLDAQELDSRATTGAIYWEGLSELLDARGQRVGQGYLEMTGYADRLRL, via the coding sequence ATACGACGACGCGACGGCCTTCGGGCCTTGGCCGGATGGGTGGGCCTGCAGTGGCTGCCGACGGCTGGAGCGACCCGCCGCCCGGTGGTGCTGCCGAACACGCCGCTGCGCTTCCCGCACGACTACGGCTCGCACCCGGAGTACCGCACCGAATGGTGGTACGTGACGGGCGCGCTGAAAACGGCGAGCGCGGCCCGCTTCGGCTTTCAGGTCACCTTTTTCCGCTCACGCGTCGATGCGGCCGCGCCGGCCCGGGCCAGCCGCTTCGCGGCCACGCAGCTGATCCTCGGCCATGCCGCTTTGACCGACCTGGGCGCCGGCCGGTTGCTGCACGAGCAGCGCAGCGCACGCGCCGGCTTCGGCCTGGCGGAGGCGGCCGTCGGCGACACCGACGTGCGGCTGCGCGACTGGGTGTTGCGGCGCCGCGGACCTCCGGGCGGCAGTGTCTACGAGGCACGGCTCGACAGCCCGCGTTTCGCGCTCGACCTGCAGATCCGCGAACGCCAGCCGCTGCTGCTGCAAGGCGAGGCCGGCTACTCGCGCAAGGGCCCGCTGCCGGAGCAATCGAGCTACTACTACTCGCAACCGCAGCTCGCCGTGCAGGGCCGGCTGCGACTGGCGCGGCAAACCCACGAGGTGCAGGGGCAGGCGTGGCTCGACCACGAATGGAGCGAAGAGGTGATGCACCCGGACGCGGACGGCTGGGACTGGATCGGCATGAACCTCGACGACGGCAGCGCCTTGAGCGCGGCGCGCATGCGTCGGCGCGACGGGTCGACCTTGTGGGCCGCCGGCGTCTGGCGCGACCCGACGGGCGAGCGCCGCAGCTTCGCCCCCGACGAGGTGCGCTTCAGCCCGGGGCGCCGCTGGGTGAGCCCCGCCACGCAGGCGAGCTACCCGGTGGAATGGCAGGTGGAGACGCCTGTGGGGCGCTACACCGTGCGCGCCTTGCTCGACGCGCAAGAGCTGGACAGCCGGGCCACCACCGGCGCGATCTACTGGGAGGGCTTGAGCGAACTGCTCGATGCTCGCGGGCAGCGGGTGGGCCAGGGCTACCTGGAGATGACCGGCTACGCCGACCGGCTGAGACTCTGA
- a CDS encoding DHA2 family efflux MFS transporter permease subunit, protein MSATASSPAAAAPPPALPARPGPLQGGSLVLGTLALSLATFMNVLDSSIANVSLPAIAGDLGVSPTQGTWVITSFGVANAISVPLTGWLTQRFGAVRLFTASVLLFVLTSWLCGFAPTLELLILFRVLQGLVAGPMIPLSQTLLLSSYPPQKAGMAMAMWAMTTLVAPVMGPLLGGWITDNISWPWIFYINVPVGLLAAGITWSIYAKRETPTRKLPVDAVGIALLVLWVGALQMLLDKGKELDWFSSHEIVAYAVVAVVGFAFFLAWELTEEHPIVDLRLFGRLNFTLGSLTLAVAYGLFFGNVVLLPLWLQQFMGYTATAAGMALAPVGLLAILLSPLVGRNVHRIDPRGLATVAFLGFGLVLWMRSHFTVQTDLQHIMVPTLLQGAAMAFFFIPLNSIVLSGLTPDRIPAASGLSNFVRITAGAMGTSLSTTLWENRATLHHAHLVERLGAGDPAWQDALGRLTAAGLSPEQAMAQITRMIDQQAYTRAADDIFLASAVLFVSLISMLWLTRRRQGGAAAVDAGGAH, encoded by the coding sequence GCTGGCGACCTTCATGAACGTGCTCGATTCGTCGATCGCCAACGTCTCGCTGCCGGCCATCGCGGGCGATCTGGGCGTGAGCCCGACGCAGGGCACCTGGGTCATCACCAGCTTCGGGGTGGCCAACGCCATCTCGGTGCCGTTGACCGGCTGGCTCACGCAGCGCTTCGGCGCCGTGCGGCTGTTCACCGCCAGCGTGCTGCTGTTCGTGCTGACCTCGTGGCTGTGCGGCTTTGCGCCGACCCTGGAGCTGCTGATCCTGTTCCGCGTGCTGCAGGGGCTGGTGGCCGGGCCGATGATCCCGCTGTCGCAGACCTTGCTGCTGTCGAGCTACCCGCCGCAAAAGGCCGGTATGGCGATGGCGATGTGGGCGATGACGACGCTGGTGGCGCCGGTGATGGGGCCGCTGCTGGGCGGCTGGATCACCGACAACATCTCGTGGCCCTGGATCTTCTACATCAACGTGCCGGTCGGCCTGCTGGCCGCAGGCATCACCTGGAGCATCTACGCCAAGCGCGAGACGCCGACGCGCAAGCTCCCGGTCGACGCGGTCGGCATCGCCTTGCTGGTGCTGTGGGTCGGCGCGCTGCAGATGTTGCTCGACAAGGGCAAGGAACTCGACTGGTTCAGCTCGCACGAGATCGTCGCCTATGCGGTGGTCGCCGTGGTCGGCTTCGCCTTCTTCCTGGCCTGGGAGCTGACCGAGGAACACCCGATCGTCGACCTGCGCCTGTTCGGCCGCCTCAACTTCACGCTCGGCTCGCTGACGCTGGCCGTCGCCTACGGGCTGTTCTTCGGCAACGTGGTGCTGCTGCCGCTGTGGCTGCAGCAGTTCATGGGCTACACCGCCACCGCGGCCGGCATGGCGCTCGCGCCGGTGGGGCTGCTGGCCATCCTGCTGTCGCCGCTGGTCGGCCGTAACGTGCACCGGATCGACCCGCGCGGCCTCGCCACCGTCGCCTTCCTGGGCTTCGGGCTGGTGTTGTGGATGCGCTCGCACTTCACGGTTCAGACCGATCTGCAGCACATCATGGTGCCCACGTTGCTGCAGGGCGCGGCGATGGCGTTCTTCTTCATCCCGCTCAACAGCATCGTGCTGTCGGGCCTGACGCCGGACCGCATCCCGGCCGCCTCGGGCTTGAGCAACTTCGTGCGCATCACCGCGGGCGCGATGGGCACCTCGCTGTCGACCACGCTGTGGGAGAACCGGGCCACGCTGCATCACGCCCATCTGGTCGAGCGCCTGGGCGCTGGCGACCCGGCGTGGCAGGACGCGCTGGGCCGCCTGACCGCCGCGGGGCTGAGCCCGGAGCAGGCGATGGCGCAGATCACCCGGATGATCGACCAGCAGGCCTACACGCGCGCGGCCGACGACATCTTCCTGGCGTCGGCGGTGCTGTTCGTCTCGCTGATCTCGATGTTGTGGCTGACCCGGCGGCGCCAGGGCGGGGCGGCGGCAGTAGACGCGGGCGGGGCGCACTGA